The Apodemus sylvaticus chromosome 5, mApoSyl1.1, whole genome shotgun sequence genome has a segment encoding these proteins:
- the Kcnip3 gene encoding calsenilin isoform X4, with protein MAAVSTPDSSDSELELSTVRHQPEGLDQLQAQTKFTKKELQSLYRGFKNECPTGLVDEDTFKLIYSQFFPQGDATTYAHFLFNAFDADGNGAIHFEDFVVGLSILLRGTVHEKLKWAFNLYDINKDGYITKEEMLAIMKSIYDMMGRHTYPILREDAPLEHVERFFQKMDRNQDGVVTIDEFLETCQKDESIMSSMQLFENVI; from the exons ATGGCTGCCGTCTCCACTCCGG ACAGCAGTGACAGTGAACTGGAGTTGTCCACGGTGCGCCACCAGCCAGAGGGCTTGGACCAGCTACAGGCCCAAACCAAGTTCACCAAGAAGGAACTGCAGTCCCTTTACCGAGGCTTCAAGAAC GAGTGCCCCACAGGCCTGGTGGATGAAGACACCTTCAAACTCATTTATTCCCAGTTCTTCCCCCAGGGAG ACGCCACCACCTATGCGCACTTCCTCTTCAATGCCTTCGACGCTGATGGGAACGGGGCCATCCACTTTGAG GACTTTGTGGTTGGGCTCTCCATCCTACTTCGAGGGACAGTCCATGAGAAACTCAAGTGGGCCTTCAATCTCTATGACATTAACAAGGATGGTTACATCACCAAAGAG GAGATGCTGGCCATCATGAAGTCCATCTATGACATGATGGGCCGTCACACCTACCCCATCCTGCGGGAGGACGCACCCCTGGAGCACGTGGAGAGATTCTTTCAG AAAATGGACAGGAACCAGGATGGAGTGGTGACTATTGATGAGTTTCTGGAGACTTGTCAGAAG GATGAGAGCATCATGAGTTCCATGCAGCTGTTTGAGAACGTCATCTAG